In one Oryza glaberrima chromosome 2, OglaRS2, whole genome shotgun sequence genomic region, the following are encoded:
- the LOC127762861 gene encoding uncharacterized protein LOC127762861, with protein MAKAGGGMIWATAEDLARSRPVVLSLYRQILRALNSPALPLGHAARLAKKAECRAIFIFAAEERSIHNIRDLLDAARHTLGLLHRGRVP; from the coding sequence atggCGAAGGCCGGTGGGGGGATGATctgggcgacggcggaggaCCTGGCGCGGAGCCGGCCGGTGGTGCTGTCGTTGTACAGGCAGATCCTGCGGGCGCTGAActcgccggcgctgccgctgGGGCACGCGGCGCGGCTGGCGAAGAAGGCGGAGTGCCGCGCCATCTTCATCTTCGCCGCCGAGGAGAGGTCGATCCACAACATCCGCGACCTCCTCGACGCCGCGCGCCACAccctcggcctcctccaccgcggccGCGTCCCTTGA
- the LOC127764494 gene encoding probable xyloglucan endotransglucosylase/hydrolase protein 30 encodes MALEARFFLAAVFAVAATCLCLSAVASAFAVPSVAFDEGYSPLFGDDNLVRSSDDKSVRLLLDRRSGSGFISSDYYLHGFFSASIKLPKAYTAGVVVAFYLSNGDVYEKTHDELDFEFLGSRWGGQWRVQTNVYGNGSTARGREERYLLPFDPTLEAHRYSVLWAPTHIIFYIDDTPIREVIRHPGMGGDFPSKPMAVYATIWDGSTWATDGGKYKVNYKYAPFASEFSDLALLGCRADPVLRAPRDGGGAGCAEPDLLGLLTADYAVMTPRKRAAMRAFRARHMTYTVCYDAVRYAAGPFPECDVSDVEKESFSAWGESKNVVMKARGRGRRRGRKAGVAGAGAMSRLDVSSS; translated from the exons ATGGCGTTGGAGGCCAGGTTCTTTTTGGCGGCcgtgttcgccgtcgccgcgacgtGCTTGTGCTTATCGGCGGTGGCCTCTGCTTTCGCCGTGCCGAGCGTCGCCTTCGACGAAGGGTACTCACCGCTGTTCGGCGACGACAACCTCGTCCGCTCGTCGGATGATAAGAGCGTCCGCCTCTTGCTCGACCGGCGCTCCG GTTCTGGGTTCATCTCCTCGGATTACTACCTCCACGGCTTCTTCAGCGCGTCCATCAAGTTGCCCAAGGCTTAcacggccggcgtcgtcgttgcCTTCTAC CTGTCAAACGGGGACGTGTACGAGAAGACGCACGACGAGCTGGACTTCGAGTTCCTGGGCAGCCGTTGGGGCGGCCAGTGGCGTGTGCAGACCAACGTCTACGGCAACGGCAGCACCGCGCGCGGCCGCGAGGAGCGCTacctcctccccttcgaccCCACCCTCGAGGCCCATCGCTACTCCGTCCTCTGGGCCCCCACCCACATCAT ATTCTACATCGATGACACACCGATCAGGGAGGTGATCAGGCACCCGGGCATGGGCGGGGATTTCCCGTCGAAGCCGATGGCGGTGTACGCGACGATCTGGGACGGTTCGACCTGGGCCACGGACGGCGGCAAGTACAAGGTGAACTACAAGTACGCGCCGTTCGCCTCCGAGTTCTCCGACCTGGCGCTGCTCGGCTGCCGCGCCGACCCGGtgctccgcgccccgcgcgacggcggcggcgccgggtgcGCCGAGCCCGATCTGCTCGGCCTCCTCACGGCCGACTACGCCGTCATGACCCCGCGGAAGCGCGCCGCGATGCGCGCGTTCCGCGCGCGGCACATGACCTACACCGTGTGCTACGACGCGGTGCGGTACGCGGCCGGGCCGTTCCCGGAGTGCGACGTCTCTGACGTGGAGAAGGAGTCCTTCTCGGCGTGGGGCGAGTCCAAGAACGTCGTCATGAAGGCGCGtggccgcgggcgccgccgaggacgcaaggccggcgtcgccggcgccggagccatGTCGCGCCTCGACGTGTCCAGCAGCTGA
- the LOC127761827 gene encoding uncharacterized protein LOC127761827, with the protein MHRQLSLSPGPKQQQHDDGGNIGIGSDAAEVMAVPEESAAAKGRSVREERTIHLIPLLTFLCFLLLFLFSHDPSSADMSSFRDGGNGGNRRLRML; encoded by the exons ATGCATCGGCAGCTTAGCCTCTCACCGGggccgaagcagcagcagcacgacgacggcggcaacaTCGGCATCGGCAGCGACGCGGCGGAGGTGATGGCGGTGCcggaggagtcggcggcggccaaggGCCGGTCGGTCAGGGAGGAGAGGACCATCCACCTCATCCCGCTGCTCACCTTCctctgcttcctcctcctcttcctcttctcccacgACCCTTCCTCCGCTG ATATGTCGAGCTTCAGGGACGGAGGGAACGGTGGCAACAGGAGGCTGAGGATGCTGTAA
- the LOC127762860 gene encoding oligopeptide transporter 4-like, which produces MGEAAADERGLAAAAAGEDEEETSPIEEVRLTVPAGDDTALPVWTFRMWSIGLLSCALLSFLNQFFSYRTEPLIVTQITVQVASLPVGHFLARVLPRRAFRAPALLGGGEWSLNPGPFNMKEHVLISIFANAGCAFGNGNAYAVMIVDIIRAFYKRSISFVAAWLLIITTQVLGYGWAGLMRKFVVEPAHMWWPGTLVQVSLFRALHEKDELPHGSRQISRSKFFLVALICSFAWYAVPGYLFPTLTSISWVCWVFSKSVTAQQLGSGLKGLGVGAFSLDWTAISSFLFSPLISPFFATANIFVGFVLFLYVLVPIAYWGFDLYNAKTFPIFSSHLFMSNGTSYDITAIVNDKFELDIDAYNKLGRINLSVFFALAYGLSFATIASTVTHVGLFYGKEIYHRFRASQKEKPDIHTRLMKKYDDIPVWWFYSLMALSMTVALILCTVLKHEVQLPWWGLLFACGMAFIFTLPISIISATTNQTPGLNVITEYAIGLIIPGHPIANVCFKVYGYMSMSQAIAFLSDFKLGHYMKIPPKSMFLVQFIGTIVAGTVNLGVAWWLLGSIHDICQDSLPADSPWTCPNDRVFFDASVIWGLIGPIRIFGPHGNYSALNWFFLIGAAGPVIVYIFHKMFPNKKWITLINLPVLIGATASMPPATAVNYNSWLLFGTIFNFFVFRYRKKWWERYNYILSAALDAGVAFMAVLLYFSLSMENRSIDWWGTAGEHCPLATCPTAKGVDLGPTSVCPVF; this is translated from the exons ATGGGTGAGGCAGCGGCGGACGagcgcggcctcgccgccgccgccgccggggaagacgaggaggagacgTCGCCGATCGAGGAGGTGCGGCTGACGgtgccggccggcgacgacacGGCGCTGCCGGTGTGGACGTTCCGGATGTGGAGCATCGGCCTCCTCTCCTGCGCGCTCTTGAGCTTCCTCAACCAGTTCTTCTCCTACCGCACCGAGCCGCTCATCGTGACGCAGATCACGGTGCAGGTGGCGTCGCTGCCGGTGGGCCACTTCCTGGCGCGcgtgctgccgcgccgcgcgttcCGCGCCCCCgcgctgctcggcggcggcgagtggagcCTCAACCCGGGCCCCTTCAACATGAAGGAGCACGTGCTCATCTCCATCTTCGCCAACGCCGGCTGCGCCTTCGGCAACGGCAACGCCTACGCCGTCATGATCGTCGACATCATCCGCGCCTTCTACAAGCGCTCCATCTCCTTCGTCGCCGCCTGGCTCCTCATCATCACCACCCAG GTGCTTGGGTACGGGTGGGCGGGGCTGATGCGCAAGTTCGTGGTGGAGCCGGCGCACATGTGGTGGCCGGGGACGCTCGTCCAGGTCTCGCTCTTCCG GGCACTGCACGAGAAGGATGAGTTGCCCCATGGGTCACGGCAGATATCCCGCTCCAAGTTCTTCCTGGTGGCGCTCATCTGCAGCTTTGCTTGGTACGCCGTACCGGGTTACCTCTTCCCGACGCTGACATCCATCTCATGGGTGTGCTGGGTCTTCTCCAAGTCCGTCACGGCGCAACAGCTGGGCTCCGGCTTGAAGGGCTTGGGCGTTGGGGCCTTCTCGCTCGACTGGACAGCTATCTCTTCCTTCCTCTTCAGCCCGCTCATCTCGCCCTTCTTTGCCACCGCCAACATCTTCGTCGGCTTCGTGCTCTTCCTCTATGTGCTCGTTCCCATAGCATACTGGGGTTTCGACCTGTACAATGCCAAGACATTCCCCATCTTCTCCTCGCACCTATTCATGTCCAATGGCACGAGCTACGATATCACAGCCATCGTGAACGACAAGTTTGAGCTTGATATCGATGCTTACAATAAGCTTGGCAGGATCAACCTCAGTGTGTTCTTCGCGCTCGCTTATGGTCTAAGTTTTGCCACCATTGCCTCCACTGTCACCCACGTCGGCCTCTTCTATGGAAA GGAAATCTATCACCGTTTTCGAGCTTCGCAGAAGGAGAAGCCTGATATCCACACTAGGCTGATGAAGAAGTACGATGACATACCAGTGTGGTGGTTCTACTCACTGATGGCGCTTTCGATGACAGTGGCACTTATCCTCTGCACTGTCCTGAAGCATGAGGTCCAGCTTCCATGGTGGGGTCTACTATTTGCCTGTGGCATGGCCTTCATCTTCACCCTACCCATCAGCATCATCTCTGCGACAACCAACCAG ACACCTGGTCTGAACGTCATCACGGAGTATGCCATTGGGTTGATAATCCCTGGTCATCCCATCGCCAACGTCTGTTTCAAGGTGTATGGCTACATGAGCATGTCTCAGGCTATTGCCTTCCTCTCAGACTTCAAACTTGGCCACTATATGAAGATTCCCCCAAAATCCATGTTCCTAGTTCAG TTTATCGGCACAATTGTGGCCGGCACGGTCAACcttggggtggcatggtggctGCTAGGCTCCATCCATGACATTTGTCAGGATTCGCTCCCAGCTGACAGCCCATGGACATGCCCCAACGACCGAGTCTTCTTCGATGCATCGGTCATTTGGGGCCTCATTGGCCCAATCCGCATCTTTGGACCACATGGCAACTACAGTGCCCTCAACTGGTTCTTCCTCATCGGCGCAGCAGGCCCTGTTATCGTGTACATCTTCCACAAGATGTTCCCAAACAAGAAATGGATAACACTGATTAACTTACCAGTGCTCATCGGCGCGACAGCCTCAAtgccaccggcgacggctgTGAATTACAACTCTTGGCTGCTCTTTGGCACCATCTTCAATTTCTTCGTGTTCCGGTACCGGAAGAAGTGGTGGGAGAGGTACAACTACATTCTCTCTGCCGCACTCGACGCTGGCGTGGCTTTCATGGCAGTGCTGCTGTACTTCTCACTATCCATGGAGAACCGGAGCATCGACTGGTGGGGCACGGCAGGAGAACACTGCCCACTGGCCACATGTCCCACTGCGAAAGGGGTTGACTTGGGTCCAACAAGCGTTTGCCCTGTGTTCTAA